A single Saccopteryx bilineata isolate mSacBil1 chromosome 9, mSacBil1_pri_phased_curated, whole genome shotgun sequence DNA region contains:
- the DYNLRB2 gene encoding dynein light chain roadblock-type 2, whose translation MTEVEETLKRIQNHKGVIGTMVVNAEGIPIRTTLDNSTTVQYAGLLHQLTMKARSTVRDTDPQNDLTFLRIRSKKHEIMVAPDKEYLLIVIQNPCE comes from the exons ATG ACAGAGGTGGAGGAAACCCTAAAGAGGATACAAAACCATAAAGGGGTTATTGGAACAATGGTTGTGAATGCAGAAG GCATTCCCATCCGAACAACCTTGGACAACTCGACGACAGTTCAATATGCAGGTCTCCTCCATCAGCTGACAATGAAAGCCAGGAGCACCGTCCGGGACACTGACCCTCAGAACGACCTCACCTTCCTCAGGATCAGATCCAAGAAACATGAAATCATGGTGGCTCCAG ATAAGGAATACCTTCTGATTGTCATTCAGAATCCATGTGAATAG